TTTTCTAAAGCAGAATATACAATCACTTCCGCAATAGATTTTTTACCATCCACCATTAATATATTAATAAATTTTGCTAATAATTCAGAAGAAAATTTAGGATCCGGTGAAATCTTTCTCTGTCCAATAATACGACGACGTGCCATATAACCTCGCTCATTATTTTAAAAAATAATATATATAATATATTAAACTTTATTTTTTTTTACACCATATTTAGAACGACTTTTTTTCCTATTTTTAACACCAGCGCAATCAAGAGCGCCTCGAATAACATGATATCTAACTCCAGGTAAATCTTTAACACGTCCTCCTCGTATTAAAATTACTGAATGTTCCTGTAAATTATGTCCTTCACCACCAATATATGCAGTTACTTCAAAACCATTTGTTAATTTTACTCGACACACTTTACGCAAAGCGGAATTAGGTTTCTTAGGAGTTGTTGTATATACTCTCACACATACACCCCGTTTTTGAGGACATCGACTTAAAGCTGGAACATTATTCTTTATCACCCTACGAATTCTAGGAGCTCGAATTAATTGATTAATCGTAACCACATAACCTCCTCAATAAATCAAAACTAAATTAATGAAATAGAATACCAAAAATAATTTTATAATAATCAAATACTACCAATTAAAAAACTTATTATATTGTTCTGTTAATAAAACAAATTGTACATAATTTATTAAATGAAATCTTTTAGATATATGTCTAATAATACC
This portion of the Buchnera aphidicola (Stegophylla sp.) genome encodes:
- the rpsL gene encoding 30S ribosomal protein S12, whose protein sequence is MVTINQLIRAPRIRRVIKNNVPALSRCPQKRGVCVRVYTTTPKKPNSALRKVCRVKLTNGFEVTAYIGGEGHNLQEHSVILIRGGRVKDLPGVRYHVIRGALDCAGVKNRKKSRSKYGVKKNKV